The following coding sequences are from one Paraburkholderia caballeronis window:
- a CDS encoding transglutaminase family protein — protein MSIRVALNHVTHYRYDRLVGLSPQVVRLRPAPHCRTPIVSYSMRVEPEQHFINWQQDAFANYQARLVFPEPTREFKVTIDLVAEMAVYNPFDFFLEPSAEQFPFEYAPELAAELAPYLVRREPTPRFAAFVESIDRTPRKTIDFLVELNQRLQHEIRYLIRMEPGVQTPEETLANASGSCRDSGWLLVEALRQLGLAARFVSGYLLQLAPDTKALDGPSGTDVDFTDLHAWCEVYLPGAGWIGLDPTSGLLAGEGHIPLACTPEPGSAAPISGAVDECEVEFSHEMSIERVLETPRVTKPYTDDAWARVHEMGVQVDADLVAQDVRLTMGGEPTFVSVRDRDAAEWNTDALGPTKRGYAVALMDRLRARYGANGFLHIGQGKWYPGEQLPRWALSLYWRTDGQPCWHDPSLFADEREPAYHTSEDAERFIQHLAGKLALDTRFIRPGYEDTWYYLWRERRLPVNVDPFDSRLDDEMERMRLRRVFDAGLPSVTGYVLPLARANDVPMQPPRWVSGPWFFRDERMYLMPGDSPMGYRLPLDSLPWVSAADYPWQYAHDPFAPSQPLRSAAEMRMQYRGDGQPDASGDPTAAYRAPGWAGDGEGFGAPHAGSGTGTGTPAAADGRLPARGESASWITRTAICVEARDPARAAGPTAEADAFGSGRRLLHVFMPPLANLDDYLDLLAAVETTAADLGVKVIVEGYPPPRDARLKLLQVTPDPGVIEVNIHPASNWDELVDHTEYLYEAAHETYLSSEKFMLDGRHAGTGGGNHFVLGGATPPDSPFLRRPDLLASLVAYWHNHPSLSYLFSGLFIGPTSQAPRVDEARNDQVYELELAFRELQHQIDLLGGRGSATLPPWLVDRTLRNILIDVTGNTHRAEFCIDKLYSPDGPTGRLGLLELRGFEMPPHARMSLVQQLLLRALVARFWRTPYTTRLTRWGTELHDRFMLSTFVRMDFDDVLAELAEAGFAFEPQWFAPHFEFRFPFVGELQTSGIELTVRNALEPWHVMGEEGSVGGTVRYVDSSVERLEVRVLGLNGNRHVVTVNGVPLPLQPTGRVSEHVAGVRFRAWRQPSALHPTIGVHAPLTIDVVDTWNGRSIGGCQYHVAHPGGRNYQTFPVNAYEAESRRRARFFTIGHTPGPLVPAPRERSLEFPFTLDLRHR, from the coding sequence GTGTCCATCCGCGTCGCATTGAATCATGTCACGCATTACCGTTACGACCGCCTGGTCGGACTGTCCCCGCAGGTCGTCCGACTGCGGCCCGCCCCGCATTGCCGCACGCCGATCGTGTCGTACTCGATGCGCGTCGAGCCGGAGCAGCACTTCATCAACTGGCAGCAGGACGCGTTCGCGAACTACCAGGCGCGGCTCGTGTTCCCGGAGCCGACCCGCGAATTCAAGGTGACCATCGACCTGGTCGCCGAGATGGCGGTGTACAACCCGTTCGACTTTTTCCTGGAGCCGTCGGCCGAGCAGTTTCCGTTCGAGTACGCGCCGGAACTGGCGGCGGAACTGGCGCCGTATCTGGTGCGGCGCGAGCCGACGCCGCGTTTCGCGGCGTTCGTCGAGAGCATCGACCGCACGCCGCGCAAGACCATCGACTTCCTCGTCGAACTGAACCAGCGGCTGCAGCACGAGATCCGCTACCTGATCCGGATGGAGCCGGGCGTGCAGACGCCGGAAGAGACGCTCGCAAACGCGTCCGGCTCGTGCCGCGACTCCGGCTGGCTGCTGGTCGAGGCGCTGCGCCAGCTTGGGCTCGCCGCGCGTTTCGTGTCGGGTTACCTGCTGCAACTGGCGCCGGACACCAAGGCGCTCGACGGCCCGAGCGGCACCGACGTCGATTTCACCGACCTGCACGCGTGGTGCGAGGTCTATCTGCCAGGCGCGGGCTGGATCGGCCTCGATCCGACGTCCGGGCTGCTGGCCGGCGAAGGGCACATCCCGCTCGCGTGCACGCCGGAGCCGGGCAGCGCCGCGCCGATCTCGGGCGCGGTCGACGAATGTGAGGTCGAGTTTTCCCACGAGATGTCGATCGAGCGCGTGCTGGAAACGCCGCGCGTGACGAAGCCGTACACCGACGACGCATGGGCGCGCGTGCACGAGATGGGCGTGCAGGTCGACGCGGATCTCGTCGCACAGGACGTGCGGCTCACGATGGGCGGCGAGCCGACGTTCGTGTCGGTGCGCGACCGCGACGCGGCCGAATGGAACACCGACGCGCTCGGGCCGACCAAGCGCGGTTACGCGGTCGCGCTGATGGACCGGCTGCGCGCGAGGTACGGCGCGAACGGCTTCCTGCACATCGGCCAGGGCAAGTGGTATCCGGGCGAGCAGTTGCCGCGCTGGGCGCTGTCGCTGTACTGGCGCACGGACGGCCAGCCGTGCTGGCACGACCCGTCGCTGTTCGCGGACGAGCGCGAGCCGGCCTACCACACGTCCGAGGACGCCGAGCGTTTTATCCAGCACCTCGCGGGCAAGCTGGCGCTCGACACGCGTTTCATCCGCCCCGGCTACGAGGACACCTGGTATTACCTGTGGCGCGAACGCCGGCTGCCGGTGAACGTCGATCCGTTCGATTCGCGGCTGGACGACGAGATGGAGCGCATGCGGCTGCGCCGCGTGTTCGACGCGGGGCTGCCGTCGGTGACCGGCTACGTGCTGCCGCTCGCCCGCGCGAACGACGTGCCGATGCAGCCGCCGCGCTGGGTCAGCGGCCCGTGGTTCTTCCGCGACGAACGGATGTACCTGATGCCGGGCGATTCGCCGATGGGTTACCGGCTGCCGCTCGATTCGCTGCCGTGGGTGTCCGCGGCCGATTATCCGTGGCAATACGCGCACGATCCGTTCGCGCCGTCGCAGCCGCTGCGCAGCGCGGCCGAGATGCGGATGCAGTATCGCGGCGACGGCCAGCCGGACGCGAGCGGCGACCCGACCGCCGCGTATCGCGCGCCGGGTTGGGCCGGTGACGGCGAAGGCTTCGGCGCGCCGCACGCGGGTAGCGGCACGGGCACGGGCACGCCGGCCGCGGCCGATGGGCGGCTGCCCGCGCGCGGCGAATCCGCGTCGTGGATCACCCGCACCGCGATCTGCGTGGAGGCGCGCGACCCGGCGCGCGCGGCCGGCCCGACGGCCGAGGCCGACGCGTTCGGCAGCGGCCGGCGTCTGCTGCACGTGTTCATGCCGCCGCTCGCGAACCTCGACGACTATCTGGACCTGCTCGCCGCCGTCGAGACGACCGCCGCCGACCTCGGCGTGAAGGTGATCGTCGAGGGCTATCCGCCGCCGCGCGACGCGCGGCTGAAGCTGCTCCAGGTGACGCCCGACCCGGGCGTGATCGAGGTGAACATCCACCCGGCGTCGAACTGGGACGAACTGGTCGATCACACCGAGTACCTGTACGAGGCCGCGCACGAGACTTATCTGTCCAGCGAGAAGTTCATGCTCGACGGCCGCCACGCCGGCACCGGCGGCGGCAACCACTTCGTGCTCGGCGGCGCGACGCCGCCCGACAGCCCGTTCCTGCGCCGGCCGGACCTGCTCGCGAGCCTCGTCGCGTACTGGCATAACCATCCGTCGCTGTCGTACCTGTTCTCGGGGCTCTTCATCGGGCCGACGAGCCAGGCGCCGCGCGTCGACGAGGCGCGCAACGACCAGGTGTACGAACTGGAACTCGCGTTCCGCGAGCTTCAGCACCAGATCGACCTGCTCGGCGGGCGCGGCAGCGCGACGCTGCCGCCGTGGCTCGTCGACCGCACGCTGCGCAACATCCTGATCGACGTGACCGGCAACACGCACCGCGCCGAGTTCTGCATCGACAAGCTGTACTCGCCGGACGGCCCGACCGGCCGCCTCGGCCTGCTGGAGCTGCGCGGCTTCGAAATGCCGCCGCACGCGCGGATGAGCCTCGTGCAGCAGTTGCTGCTGCGCGCGCTGGTCGCGCGTTTCTGGCGCACGCCGTACACGACGCGGCTCACGCGCTGGGGCACCGAACTGCACGACCGCTTCATGCTCAGCACGTTCGTGCGGATGGACTTCGACGACGTGCTCGCGGAACTGGCCGAGGCCGGCTTCGCGTTCGAGCCGCAGTGGTTCGCGCCGCACTTCGAGTTCCGCTTCCCGTTCGTCGGCGAATTGCAGACGAGCGGCATCGAGCTGACCGTGCGCAACGCGCTGGAGCCGTGGCACGTGATGGGCGAGGAAGGCTCGGTCGGCGGCACGGTGCGCTACGTCGATTCGTCGGTGGAGCGGCTGGAGGTGCGCGTGCTCGGGCTGAACGGCAACCGCCACGTGGTCACGGTGAACGGCGTGCCGCTGCCGCTGCAGCCGACCGGCCGGGTCAGCGAGCACGTGGCCGGGGTGCGGTTCCGTGCGTGGCGGCAGCCGTCGGCGCTGCATCCGACGATCGGCGTGCACGCGCCGCTGACGATCGACGTCGTCGATACATGGAACGGGCGCTCGATCGGCGGATGCCAGTACCATGTCGCCCATCCGGGCGGGCGCAATTACCAGACGTTCCCGGTCAACGCGTACGAGGCCGAGAGCCGGCGGCGCGCGCGCTTCTTCACGATCGGGCATACTCCGGGTCCGCTCGTGCCGGCGCCGCGCGAGCGCAGCCTTGAGTTTCCGTTCACGCTGGACCTGCGCCACCGATGA
- a CDS encoding circularly permuted type 2 ATP-grasp protein: MNLQSTLPFDIPALHAHVPPRLPVPEGHWDEMRDASGLPRESWRRFFDLLGDEGIAGLDVGLASVAQQVRDNDISYNVYADNGLPRAWALDLLPFLIDESEWAEIAHGVAQRARLLNAIVADIYGPQTLLQRGLLPPALVFGHPGYLRAVKGYLPFNGQFLQIVAIDLARAPGGEWTVISHRTEAPSGLGYALENRLIVASLFAEPFREMCVSRLAPSYSQLIATLAESARLTMRGGDSTDGDRRDSPHIALLTPGPYSETYFEHVFLARYLGLTLVEGKDLTVRGDKLYLKTLAGLERVHAVLRRLDDAFCDPVELRPDSTIGVPGLLQVMRAGNVMVANVPGAALAETPALHGFLPAISQSLLGEPLALPTVSTWWCGEKVARDEAFAQLDSAYLQPTWPGVQGSVAPGLEVGEQRLESWRERIERSPDSFTIQAPLPYSCAPRYDGGTIGARPSALRVYAFAGPDGSWSVMPGGFTRLAAERRSTVSMQLGGSSVDTWVLSSQPVPSFSLLPSPMKPGDLAKRRRTVVSSRAAENLFWAGRYGERAENNVRLCRLILGSLDGGDADGMFDTLVELAAHSGLIAPADKVARSSAKDFEAALLAGLGGATDAGATSIGQNLASQAYACGEIRGRLSTDHWRTVLAARNDFRDALDWIARVGKGGRYDRVALIDVLEALSTQLSAISGAQGDRMVRDEAWRLLFIGRHIERVSTMSMYLGVVIGEGRLASPAAFELLLQLFDSILTYRSLYPGRLEAPALLDLLVVDPANPRGLYGVFDRLRKKLGEIPAAAGVRRAPLSDLMPAIDTLPDLERLCTTDAAGGYPVLVEVCDQLGACVAAVSNEISVRHFSHANPYGAGGAQ, from the coding sequence TTGAATCTCCAGTCCACCCTGCCGTTCGACATCCCCGCGCTGCATGCGCACGTGCCGCCGCGTCTGCCGGTGCCGGAAGGGCACTGGGACGAGATGCGCGACGCGTCGGGGCTGCCGCGCGAGTCGTGGCGGAGATTCTTCGATCTGCTCGGCGACGAAGGGATCGCGGGGCTCGACGTGGGCCTCGCGTCGGTCGCGCAGCAGGTGCGCGACAACGACATCAGCTACAACGTGTACGCGGACAACGGGCTGCCGCGCGCGTGGGCGCTCGACCTGCTGCCGTTCCTGATCGACGAGAGCGAGTGGGCGGAGATCGCGCACGGCGTCGCGCAGCGCGCGCGTCTGCTGAACGCGATCGTCGCGGACATCTACGGCCCGCAGACGCTGTTGCAGCGCGGGCTGCTGCCGCCCGCGCTGGTGTTCGGGCATCCGGGCTACCTGCGGGCGGTGAAGGGGTATCTGCCGTTCAACGGGCAGTTCCTGCAGATCGTCGCGATCGACCTCGCGCGCGCGCCCGGCGGCGAATGGACGGTGATCTCGCACCGCACCGAGGCGCCGTCCGGCCTCGGTTACGCGCTGGAGAACCGGCTGATCGTCGCGAGCCTGTTCGCGGAGCCGTTCCGCGAGATGTGCGTGTCGCGGCTCGCGCCGTCGTATTCGCAGCTGATCGCGACGCTCGCGGAAAGCGCGCGCCTGACGATGCGCGGCGGCGACAGCACCGACGGCGACCGGCGCGACTCGCCGCACATCGCGCTGCTCACGCCGGGGCCGTACAGCGAAACCTATTTCGAGCACGTGTTCCTCGCGCGCTACCTCGGCCTCACGCTGGTCGAGGGCAAGGACCTGACGGTGCGCGGCGACAAGCTGTACCTGAAGACGCTCGCCGGGCTCGAACGCGTGCACGCGGTGCTGCGCCGGCTCGACGACGCGTTCTGCGACCCGGTCGAACTGCGGCCCGATTCGACGATCGGCGTGCCGGGGCTGTTGCAGGTGATGCGCGCGGGCAACGTGATGGTCGCGAACGTGCCGGGCGCGGCGCTCGCGGAAACGCCCGCGCTGCACGGCTTCCTGCCGGCGATCTCGCAGTCGCTGCTCGGCGAGCCGCTCGCGCTGCCGACCGTGTCGACGTGGTGGTGCGGCGAGAAGGTCGCGCGCGACGAGGCGTTCGCGCAGCTCGACAGCGCGTACCTCCAGCCGACGTGGCCCGGTGTGCAGGGCAGCGTCGCGCCGGGGCTCGAAGTCGGCGAGCAGCGGCTCGAAAGCTGGCGCGAGCGCATCGAGCGGTCGCCGGACAGCTTCACGATCCAGGCGCCGCTGCCGTATTCGTGCGCGCCGCGCTACGACGGCGGCACGATCGGCGCGCGGCCGTCGGCGCTGCGCGTGTACGCGTTCGCCGGCCCCGACGGCAGCTGGAGCGTGATGCCCGGCGGCTTCACGCGGCTGGCGGCCGAGCGCCGCTCGACCGTGTCGATGCAGCTGGGCGGCAGCAGCGTCGACACGTGGGTGCTGTCGAGCCAGCCGGTGCCGTCGTTTTCGCTGCTGCCGTCGCCGATGAAGCCCGGCGACCTCGCGAAGCGCCGTCGCACGGTGGTGTCGAGCCGCGCGGCGGAGAACCTGTTCTGGGCGGGCCGCTACGGCGAGCGCGCGGAGAACAACGTGCGGCTGTGCCGGCTGATCCTCGGCTCGCTCGACGGTGGCGACGCGGACGGGATGTTCGACACGCTCGTCGAACTGGCCGCGCACAGCGGGCTGATCGCGCCGGCCGACAAGGTCGCGCGCAGTTCCGCGAAGGATTTCGAGGCCGCGCTGCTCGCCGGGCTGGGCGGCGCGACCGACGCGGGCGCCACCAGCATCGGCCAGAACCTCGCGAGCCAGGCGTACGCGTGCGGCGAGATTCGCGGCCGGCTCTCGACCGACCACTGGCGCACGGTGCTCGCCGCGCGCAACGACTTCCGCGACGCGCTCGACTGGATCGCTCGCGTCGGCAAGGGCGGCCGCTACGACCGCGTCGCGCTGATCGACGTGCTGGAGGCGCTGTCCACGCAGTTGTCCGCGATCAGCGGCGCGCAGGGCGACCGGATGGTCCGCGACGAGGCGTGGCGGCTGCTGTTCATCGGCCGCCACATCGAGCGCGTGTCCACCATGTCGATGTATCTCGGCGTCGTGATCGGCGAAGGGCGGCTCGCGAGCCCGGCCGCGTTCGAACTGCTGCTGCAACTGTTCGACAGCATCCTCACGTACCGGTCGCTGTATCCGGGCCGCCTCGAAGCGCCCGCGCTGCTCGACCTGCTGGTCGTCGATCCGGCGAATCCGCGCGGGCTGTACGGCGTGTTCGACCGGCTGCGCAAGAAGCTCGGCGAAATACCGGCCGCGGCCGGCGTGCGCCGCGCGCCGCTGTCGGACCTGATGCCGGCCATCGACACGCTGCCGGACCTCGAACGGCTGTGCACGACCGATGCGGCCGGCGGTTATCCGGTGCTCGTGGAGGTCTGCGACCAGTTGGGCGCGTGCGTGGCAGCGGTGTCGAACGAGATCAGCGTGCGCCACTTCAGCCACGCGAATCCGTACGGCGCGGGAGGTGCGCAATGA
- a CDS encoding transglutaminase family protein, whose product MSAGATTTNDASVMLAVSHSTTYRYSTQVETAQHLATIRPIECPWQHVVKHTEHIDPAPSYLKSRLDAFGNDVLYFSLDTPHDTLQMTSETTVELSPRWSSLDPHTTPAWEKVADALRFRAGGGFRPESEFCYASPYIVPSAALRAYALPSFAPGKALVDGAIDLMHRIHADFEYKPATTAFDTPAARAFEMKSGVCQDFSQVMIGCLRSLGLPARYVSGYLRNDPPPGQPKLIGADASHAWVSVHCPVSGWIDLDPTNDVLADLDHITLATGRDYSDVSLLRGMILGGGAHQVEVGVSVTAV is encoded by the coding sequence ATGAGCGCCGGCGCGACGACCACGAACGACGCATCCGTGATGCTGGCGGTGTCGCACAGCACCACCTACCGGTATTCGACGCAGGTCGAGACCGCGCAGCATCTCGCGACGATCCGGCCGATCGAGTGCCCGTGGCAGCACGTGGTGAAGCACACCGAGCACATCGATCCCGCGCCGTCGTACCTGAAGAGCCGGCTCGACGCGTTCGGCAACGACGTGCTGTATTTCTCGCTCGACACGCCGCACGACACGTTGCAGATGACGAGCGAGACGACCGTCGAACTGTCGCCGCGCTGGTCGTCGCTCGATCCGCACACGACGCCCGCATGGGAAAAAGTCGCGGACGCCTTGCGTTTTCGCGCGGGCGGCGGTTTCCGGCCGGAGTCCGAGTTCTGTTATGCGTCGCCGTACATCGTGCCGTCCGCCGCGTTGCGTGCGTATGCACTGCCGAGCTTCGCGCCGGGCAAGGCGCTCGTCGACGGCGCGATCGACCTGATGCACCGGATCCACGCGGACTTCGAATACAAGCCGGCGACGACCGCGTTCGATACGCCGGCCGCGCGCGCGTTCGAGATGAAGAGCGGCGTGTGCCAGGACTTTTCGCAGGTGATGATCGGCTGCCTGCGCTCGCTCGGCCTGCCGGCCCGCTACGTGAGCGGTTATCTGCGCAACGACCCGCCGCCGGGGCAGCCGAAGCTGATCGGCGCGGACGCGTCGCACGCGTGGGTGTCGGTGCATTGCCCGGTCAGCGGCTGGATCGACCTCGATCCGACCAACGACGTGCTCGCCGATCTCGATCACATCACGCTCGCGACCGGGCGCGACTATAGCGACGTGTCGCTGCTGCGCGGGATGATCCTCGGCGGCGGCGCGCATCAGGTCGAAGTGGGCGTCAGCGTGACCGCGGTTTGA
- a CDS encoding RNA polymerase sigma factor, with protein MDYGANLAIRQLIADRVHFRDFFLALRKDVFRVARRRFPWVRDADVEECLHEAVLYVLEGRGDFDVPPEVLHDRTRLAAQLGAYIRSAATYRLIDRLTRLGHETRVTVRIDDDEHPTDLLDALLAQAGHVPPSVEGDIERRERLRILGDCLLRLTALARQTIELALLGHSDVDIQVATGAGSAVAVRRRISETKNVLARCAQSSLRSAA; from the coding sequence ATGGACTACGGGGCTAATCTCGCCATTCGGCAACTGATTGCCGATCGCGTGCATTTTCGCGACTTCTTTCTCGCGTTGCGCAAGGACGTGTTTCGCGTGGCGCGCCGGCGTTTTCCGTGGGTGCGCGACGCGGACGTCGAAGAGTGCCTGCACGAAGCGGTGCTGTACGTGCTCGAAGGGCGCGGCGACTTCGACGTGCCGCCCGAGGTGCTCCACGACCGCACGCGGCTCGCGGCCCAACTGGGCGCTTACATCCGCAGCGCCGCCACTTACCGTTTGATCGATCGCCTGACCCGCCTCGGCCACGAGACGCGCGTGACGGTTCGCATCGACGACGACGAACACCCGACCGACCTGCTCGATGCGCTGCTTGCGCAGGCCGGCCATGTGCCGCCGTCGGTCGAAGGGGATATCGAGCGCAGGGAGCGGCTGCGGATTCTCGGCGACTGTTTGCTCCGCTTGACCGCGCTCGCGCGGCAGACGATCGAACTGGCGCTGCTCGGCCATAGCGACGTCGATATCCAGGTGGCGACCGGCGCGGGCTCGGCGGTCGCGGTGCGGCGGCGTATTTCCGAAACGAAAAACGTGCTCGCGCGCTGCGCGCAGTCGTCGCTGCGGAGCGCGGCATGA
- a CDS encoding anti-sigma factor family protein, which yields MNGEPTTFDTPRAGDGHDELLAYLRGELSRERTSELARRLAVSPALRDELAWLRAAGELVQAERTDASADVAFAKLEAALAQSPVLNPRARRSWFAKLGDLMRDYMHVLQPAFIALVVVQTGVIGYLLNVDDRIESPAVVRGGGASCFDVWITPRADVSIGSLRDWVLQYGGSIAAGPDSQGRLRIALPDRDASAGFAHDAAAARIAERVERTVQCGAATP from the coding sequence ATGAACGGCGAACCGACGACATTCGATACGCCGCGCGCCGGCGACGGACACGACGAACTCCTCGCGTATCTGCGCGGCGAACTGAGCCGCGAGCGGACCAGCGAACTCGCGCGCCGCCTTGCCGTGTCGCCGGCGCTGCGCGACGAACTCGCATGGCTGCGCGCAGCCGGCGAACTGGTGCAGGCCGAGCGGACCGACGCGAGCGCCGATGTTGCGTTTGCGAAACTCGAAGCCGCGCTAGCGCAATCGCCGGTGCTGAACCCGCGCGCGCGGCGCTCGTGGTTCGCGAAGCTCGGCGACCTGATGCGCGATTACATGCACGTGTTGCAGCCGGCGTTCATCGCGCTCGTCGTCGTGCAGACCGGCGTGATCGGTTATCTGCTGAACGTGGACGATCGCATCGAGAGTCCCGCCGTCGTGCGCGGCGGCGGCGCGTCGTGCTTCGACGTATGGATTACGCCGCGCGCGGACGTCAGCATCGGCTCGCTGCGCGACTGGGTGCTGCAATACGGCGGCTCGATCGCGGCCGGTCCCGATTCGCAGGGGCGTCTGCGCATCGCGCTGCCGGATCGCGACGCGTCGGCCGGCTTCGCGCACGACGCGGCGGCCGCGCGCATCGCGGAGCGCGTCGAGCGCACGGTGCAATGCGGAGCGGCCACCCCATGA
- a CDS encoding SulP family inorganic anion transporter, giving the protein MSAAAPLPAGRGSSRWFVEALAAVVVTLGCATEYVALGAQATSALPGAQAAAYGVLLGILTAVIGVPLASLTISTRPMISGPRVASTILMSSLVARLLGDGSAATLGMRGIVALACCAVVVAGVVQLALGALRGGSLVRMVPAPVLSGLLFGVAGLAMQDQFAFVAGCVIDWHVAAIGIATVGVAAHFGWKMLCRRVARRVALPPGLSLFAALLASAACYYAAVGVLPLPPSTCRLVGIAGLDLHAWRPFDAGVWRMVADIADAKLWILVLGYGALIGVISSIDTVIAVSSIEAQTHRRGSVNHDLLGFGAVNVLLGALTLLPCVGSVTRSGMAIAAGARTRAVAWLHAALVLVALTVGLRFVAMLPKLSAAVVVIAMSLDMIDDWSKQLTTLAFSDREPRGVIGGAMWLFAVEAAATLATGQPSIGFAAGCAAGVLLAWPSPRTLAVSFAQRGDTLAASADGALLCYNADTRLVAPLLKRIDAEPAPARVALDLTGVRRIDATACRALAQFDRLCTMRGVESTFVLPSSRNGGEEVADALRLFLRLDALKFSDERGDVEAGTRMEVSA; this is encoded by the coding sequence GTGAGCGCGGCCGCGCCGTTGCCGGCGGGCCGCGGTTCCAGCCGCTGGTTCGTCGAGGCGCTCGCCGCAGTCGTCGTCACGCTCGGCTGCGCGACCGAATACGTCGCGCTCGGCGCGCAGGCAACGTCCGCGCTGCCGGGCGCGCAGGCCGCCGCGTACGGCGTGCTGCTCGGCATCCTGACCGCGGTGATCGGCGTGCCGCTCGCGTCGCTGACGATCAGCACGCGGCCGATGATCTCCGGCCCGCGCGTCGCGTCGACGATCCTGATGTCGAGCCTCGTCGCGCGGCTGCTCGGCGACGGTTCGGCCGCGACGCTCGGCATGCGCGGGATCGTTGCGCTCGCGTGCTGCGCGGTCGTCGTCGCCGGTGTCGTGCAGCTTGCGCTCGGCGCGTTGCGCGGCGGCTCGCTGGTGCGCATGGTGCCGGCGCCGGTACTGTCCGGCTTGCTGTTCGGCGTCGCGGGGCTCGCGATGCAGGACCAGTTCGCGTTCGTCGCCGGCTGCGTGATCGACTGGCATGTCGCCGCGATCGGCATCGCGACAGTCGGCGTCGCCGCGCATTTCGGCTGGAAGATGCTGTGCCGGCGCGTCGCCCGGCGGGTCGCGCTGCCGCCCGGCCTGTCGCTGTTCGCCGCGCTGCTCGCGTCGGCCGCGTGTTATTACGCGGCGGTCGGCGTGCTGCCGTTGCCGCCGTCCACCTGCCGCCTCGTCGGCATCGCCGGGCTCGACCTGCATGCGTGGCGGCCGTTCGATGCCGGCGTGTGGCGCATGGTGGCGGATATTGCCGATGCGAAACTCTGGATCCTCGTGCTCGGTTATGGCGCGCTGATCGGCGTCATCTCGTCGATCGACACGGTGATCGCGGTGTCGAGCATCGAAGCGCAGACGCACCGGCGCGGCTCCGTCAATCACGATCTGCTCGGCTTCGGCGCGGTCAACGTGCTGCTCGGCGCGCTGACGCTGCTGCCGTGCGTCGGTTCGGTCACGCGCTCGGGGATGGCGATTGCGGCCGGCGCGCGCACGCGCGCGGTCGCGTGGCTGCATGCGGCGCTGGTGCTGGTCGCGTTGACCGTCGGGCTGCGTTTCGTCGCGATGCTGCCGAAGCTGTCCGCGGCGGTCGTCGTGATCGCGATGTCGCTCGACATGATCGACGACTGGTCGAAGCAGCTCACGACGCTCGCGTTCAGCGACCGCGAGCCGCGCGGCGTGATCGGCGGCGCGATGTGGCTGTTCGCGGTCGAGGCGGCGGCGACGCTCGCGACCGGGCAACCGAGCATCGGTTTCGCGGCGGGCTGCGCGGCGGGCGTGCTGCTCGCGTGGCCGTCGCCGCGCACGCTCGCCGTATCGTTCGCGCAGCGCGGCGATACGCTGGCCGCGAGCGCCGATGGCGCGCTGCTCTGCTACAACGCGGACACGCGGCTCGTTGCGCCGCTGCTGAAACGCATCGACGCGGAGCCTGCGCCGGCCCGCGTCGCGCTCGACCTGACCGGCGTGCGGCGGATCGATGCGACCGCCTGCCGGGCGCTCGCGCAGTTCGACCGGCTGTGCACGATGCGCGGCGTCGAGTCGACGTTCGTGCTGCCGTCGTCGCGGAACGGCGGAGAGGAAGTTGCCGATGCGCTACGGCTTTTTCTGCGGCTCGACGCGCTGAAATTTTCGGACGAACGCGGGGACGTCGAAGCCGGCACGCGCATGGAGGTATCGGCGTGA